Proteins encoded by one window of Equus przewalskii isolate Varuska chromosome 24, EquPr2, whole genome shotgun sequence:
- the BCL10 gene encoding B-cell lymphoma/leukemia 10: protein MQTTWRLWAKPLLKDSGHRAGTGLALGLAPIGCRRDGAGSADGPAPPRGGACAWASRRRRQWDSELCVGTRRSAAPSAPEAEPEAPRFDPGALLFSKGQPSSSRPCPPPLLPAHPEAEAPSLGGAAQPELPDPEEAPSPASAMEPTAPSLTEEDLTEVKKDALENLRVYLCEKIIAERHFDHLRAKKILSREDTEEISCRTSSRKRAGKLLDYLQENPKGLDTLVESIRREKTQNFLIQKITDEVLKLRNIKLEHLKGLKCNSCEPFPDGATNNLSRSNSDESNFSEKLRASTVIYHPEGESSTAPFFSTDSSLNLPVLEVGRTENPTFSSTTLPRPGDPGAPPLPPELQLEEGTCGNSSEMFLPLRSRALSRQ, encoded by the exons ATGCAAACGACCTGGAGGCTGTGGGCGAAGCCACTACTGAAAGATTCCGGCCACAGGGCGGGGACAGGATTGGCTCTCGGGCTGGCCCCGATTGGCTGCCGCAGAGACGGGGCGGGCTCTGCGGATGGCCCCGCCCCACCAAGGGGCGGTGCCTGCGCCTGGGCCTCTAGGAGAAGGAGGCAGTGGGACTCCGAGCTCTGCGTCGGGACGCGTAGGTCTGCGGCGCCGTCGGCCCCGGAGGCAGAGCCGGAAGCGCCACGGTTTGACCCCGGAGCCCTTCTGTTTTCGAAGGGGCAGCCCTCTTCCTCCCGGCCCTGtccacctccccttctccccGCTCATCCGGAGGCCGAAGCCCCCAGCCTAGGCGGGGCGGCGCAGCCCGAGCTCCCAGACCCGGAAGAAGCGCCATCTCCCGCCTCCGCCATGGAGCCCACTGCGCCGTCCCTCACCGAGGAGGACCTGACTGAAGTGAAGAAGGAC GCTTTAGAAAATTTGCGTGTCTACTTGTGTGAAAAAATCATAGCTGAGAGACATTTTGATCATCTACGTGCAAAAAAAATACTCAGTAGAGAAGACACTGAAGAAATTTCTTGCCGAACATCAAGTAGAAAAAGGGCTGGAAAACTGTTAGACTACTTACAAGAAAACCCCAAAGGACTAGATACCCTCGTTGAATCTATTCGGCGAGAAAAAACACAGAACTTCCTGATACAGAAGATTACAGATGAAGTGCTGAAacttagaaatataaaactgGAACATCTGAAAG GACTGAAATGTAACAGCTGTGAGCCTTTTCCAGATGGAGCCACAAACAACCTCTCTAGATCAAATTCAGATGAGAGTAATTTCTCTGAAAAACTGAGAGCATCCACTGTCATATACCATCCAGAAGGAGAGTCCAGCACAGCCCCCTTTTTCTCTACTGATTCTtctctgaatttgcctgttctagaagtAGGCAGAACTGAAAATCCCACCTTCTCTTCCACTACGCTCCCTAGACCTGGGGACCCTGGGGCTCCTCCTTTGCCACCGGAGCTGCAGTTAGAAGAAGGAACCTGTGGAAACTCGAGTGAGATGTTTCTTCCCTTAAGATCACGCGCTCTTTCACGGCAATGA